Within Lentisphaerota bacterium, the genomic segment AGAGAAGGCCGCGAAATATCGGAAGCAGCTCGAACAGATGAAGAAATAAGGCGTCAATGCGGGGCTTCATCGGCTTCATCGGCCTCTTTCCGGCCCCATCCCCGCGTTTGACACGCATCGGCCATTTTGACATAATGCCATCCGTGTTTAGACGGTGACGAATCGGCACCCGAAGGTGTTCGCGCGCGTGCGCAAGCGGAGTGTGTGTACAGACCCGATTTTCCTGGGAGAACCATGCGTGTGTTGACAGGTTTGCGAATCGGACTGGTGGTGTGTCTAGCGGTTGCCCCCGTGTTTGGCCAGGGGGGGGACGAATTTGACGAATTCGAGGAGGAAATCCATGCCAAGGTCGAAGACGCCAATATTCCGGACCCGTTGATCGGAATCAACCGCGCATTTTACTGGGGCAACGACAAGATCTATTTTTGGTTGCTCAAGCCTGTGGCGCAAGGGTATGGCGCAGTGGTTCCCAAGCGGGGACGCGTCGCGCTTGGTCATTTCTTTGACAATCTGCAGTTTCCGTTGCGCGTGGTCAATGCGGTGCTGCAGTTCAAATGGGAAGGCGCAGGCACGGAGGTGGGACGGTTCGCGGTGAATTCCACCGTGGGCGTATTGGGCTTCTCGGATTATGCCTATCGGCAGTGGGGCTGGCGGCCGTGCCGGGAGGATTTTGGACAGACGTTTGCGTATTATGGCGCCGGGCCTGGAATTGCGCTGCATCTGCCGATTTTGGGTCCGTCCAATTTGCGCGATGCCCTGGGGAAGATCCCCGCCTACTTTGTGGACCCCCTCAGTTATATTGATCCGTCGACCGTTGGGATGGCTGTCAGCGTGGGGTCTCGTGTCAACGACACCTCGCTGTCCATCGGCTTCTATGAAAAGCTGAAGGCAAATGCGGTGGATCCCTACAGCTTCTTCAAACGGGCATACGAGCAGAGGCGGATCAAAGAAATAAAGGAGTAACGCGATGCGGGCAGGACGGATTGTGCTGATGGCGGTTCTTGCATCCTCGATGTGCCTCGCGGATGAGGTCGAGCAGACCCGCAAGGTGCTGGAAGGCATGGTTGCGAAGGGTGTGGCCATCTTGAAGGATCAGCAGTTGGATAGCGTAGGCAAGCAGAAGCAGTTTGACGGTCTGCTGGAGGAGTCGGGACATCTGGAGTTGATGGCCAAGCTCGCACTGGGCAAGAACGGATGGGAGAGCTTGAGTGAGGCGGATCGCCCCGCCTTTGTCAAAAGCTTTACGGATGTGGTGAAGCGCTCCTATTACGACAAGCTCGCTGATCAGGATACGGCGACGTTCGCGACCGAGTACACGGGCAATGAGTCGATCGGGAAAGGGAAGCGCGCCCTGACGGCCGTGATGAAGTCCGCCAATACGCAGATCGCTGTCATCTACAAACTCTGTCTGCGCGACGAGCGCTGGGGTATCTACGATGTGGAGGTCGAGGGAATCAGTCTGATCGCCTCCTACCGGGCGCAATTTGACGACTACCTCGCGAAACATGCGCCCGCGGACTTGATCGAGGAGCTGAAGAAAGGGATCGGCGTGTTTGCGGCCAAGCGGGACGAGCCCGCCCCGCAAAAGAATTGATCCTATGTCTTTCTTCCTCAAAGTTTACCGACATGCCGTTTTGCGGATGCCGATCCTCACCCTGCTGGTCATGACGGCGGTGGCGGGGGTGTGCGTCTGGCAGGCCCGGAATTTCTTTCTCGATGCATCCGCCGACTCGCTCCTTCTGGAACACGATCCGCAACTGCGGCTGGCTCGCGAGATCACGGCCCGCTATCAATCGTCCGACTTGCTGGCTGTGACCTACACCCCGCTTTCGGGCGATGTGTTTGACGACGGCAATCTCACGCGCCTGGCCCGTCTGCGCGATGAGATCCGAGCCCTTCCAGAGGTCCAGGGCGTCCTCTCTCTGTTGGATGCGCCGCTCTTTCGCAACCCGCCGGTTCGGTTGTCGCGCGTCACGGAGAATGTGCGCACACTGGAGGAGCCCGGCGTTGACCGTCTCCTGGCCCGCGACGAGATCGTCCACAGCGAAATCTACCGACAGCAGTTGATCTGCACCAACGGACGGACCGCCGTGCTCGCGATCACGATGAAGGAAAACCGGGAGCTGGACGCGGTCCATAACCGGCGTAGCGCCCTGCTCATGGCACTGGATCGGCATGAGGCTGTCGCCGCCAACCGCGCCGCCTTCGAGCGGCTGACGCCGGATCTCAGGCGCTTGCAGAAGGAGGATGGCAAACGGGTCCACGCGACAATCACCAGCCTGCGGGCGATCCTGCAGGGCTATCGCGATTCTGCGGTGATCCATCTCGGCGGCGGCCCCATGATCGCCGACGATATGTTGGCCTTTGTCCGGAGCGATCTGCGCATCTTCGGGCTCGCTATCTTTGTCTGTATTGCGGTGATTCTCATGTATTTCTTTGGCAGCTTGCGATGGGTGCTGCTGGCGATTCTATGTTGCGCCTATTCGACGCTCGTCATGGTGGGGCTGTTGGGGGCCTGCTCCTGGCCCGTGACGATCATTTCATCCAACTTTATCTCGCTGTTGCTCATCATCACCATGTCGCTGGTCATTCACCTGATTGTCGAATACCGCGGACTGATCCGCCAAAACCCCGATCTGGATGCGGTTGATGCCGTCGGGAAGACCATTGCGTGCAAGTGGACGCCATGCCTGTATTGCACCCTGACGACCATTGCGGGATTCAGCTCGCTGGTGCTGTGCGACATCAAACCGGTCAAGGACTTCGGGCTCATGATGAGCTTGGCGCTGGTGGTCTCCATGGTGACATCGTTCATCCTGTTTCCCGCCATGCTCGTCCTCTTCCCCAAGGAGGCGGCCTCCAACGAGCGGGATGTCGGACGGCCGGTGACGGCTTGGGCGGGACGCATGGCCGAGCGATCCGGGCGCTGGATCGTCGTGTGCACGGGGCTGATCATCCTGTTCATCGGGGCGGGAATATGCCGCTTAACGGTCGAGAATAGCTTTGCGGCGAATTTTCGAAAAACCTCCGAGATTTATCAGGGCATGGTGTTCATCGACCGGGAACTGGGCGGAACCACGCCGGTGGATGTGATCATTCAATTGCCTGCCGAGCCGGCGCCGAAGCCCCCGGCAGCGGCGGCGCCGGAGGCGGATGACGATTTTAACGAGTTTGATGAGATTGATAAAACCGTGGCGTCGGACGCCTATTGGTACACGCCGGCCAAGCTGGCGCTGGCGCGCCGCGCGCATGATATCGTCGAGGCTCGGCCCGAGATCGGGAAGGTGTCCTCGCTGGCCTCCCTGTTGAAGCTGACCGACACACTGAATGACGGGGTGTCCATCGACGCCTTCGAGTTGGCCATCTTGATCGGCAAACTCCCCGAATTCGCCAGCCGCATGCTGGTGACGCCGTATGTCAGCGCGCCCGCCAATCAATTGCGCATCACGGCGCGCGTGTTTGATTCGCAACCGGGTCTTCGACGCGCCCGCTTTCTCAAAGCGCTGGAAAGCGACCTGAACCGCGGCCTGAATCTGCCTCCGGAGAGCATTCGGCTGACCGGCACCATGGTGCTGTACAACGGGGTGCTCCAAAGCTTGTTTCGCTCGCAGATTCTGACGTTGGGGCTGACGTTCCTGCTGCTGCTGGCAATGTTTCTGGTGCTGTTCCGCTCGCTGAAGATCGCCTTGATCGCCTTGTTTCCCAATTTCTTGTCCTCCCTGACGGTGCTGGGCTTTCTGGGGGCTGCCCATATTCCCCTGGATGTGATGACCATCACCATTGCCTCCATCAGCATCGGCATCGCCGTGGACTCTACGATTCACTACATCTATCGCATGCGCGAGGAGTTTGCCGCATGCGGCAATTATCTGGGTGCCATGCGCGCGTCGCACCAGAGCGTCGGCAGCGCCATGTATTTCACCTCGCTGACGATTGTCGTCGGGTTCTCGCTGCTGACGTTCTCCAATTTCATACCGAGTGTTCTGTTCGGCCTGCTGACCTCCCTGGCGATGGTCGTCGCCTTGCTTGGCGCTCTGACCTTGCTTCCCTGGATGCTGGTGTTTCTGCGGCCGTTTGGCCCGGAACAGCGACCCGTGAAATGAAGCGTGTTTCTCAAAATGATCCGCCGGATGATCGTGACCCGGACGAGCCTGCGTCGTCCACGGCCTTCCAGTTGGAATCGGAGTTCCAGCCGGCCGGTGACCAGTCTCAGGCGATCACGGAGCTGGTGAGCGGACTGGAGCTGGGCGCGCCCCGGCTGACGCTCGAGGGGGTCACGGGCTCGGGCAAGACTTTTACGCTGGCGAATGTCATCCGCGCCTGGGGCCGGCCGACGCTGATCCTCAGCCACAACAAGACGCTGGCGGCGCAGCTCTTCGCCGAGCTGAAGAGTTTCTTCCCGCACAACGCGGTTGAGTTCTTCATCAGTTATTACGATTATTATCAGCCCGAAGCCTACATTCCGCAGACCGACACCTTCATCGAAAAGGACGCCTCGATTAACAAGGAGATTGAGCGCTACCGGATGGCCGCCACCAACGCGCTGATCGGCCGGAATGACGTGATCGTCGTCGCTTCGGTCTCCTGCATCTATGGCCTGGGGTCGCCCGATGATTACCGGTCCATGCTTGTGGATCTGCGTCAGGGCGATGAGATCGCGCGCGACCGGGTGCTGGAAAAGCTGGTCGCCATCCAGTACACGCGCAACGACTACGAGCCCGAACCGGGAACGTTCCGGGTCCGCGGTGACTGCGTGGACGTTTTTCCCTCGTATGCCAAGGACGGTATTCGCATCGAGTTTATGGGCGATGCCGTCGAGACCCTGCGGTCGCTCGATCCGGTCAGCGGTCGCATGGGGCCGGAGTTGAAGCGCACGCTGATTTCCCCAGCCCGCCATTTCGTCATGCCGCGCGAGAAGATCGAGGCCTCCATCGGCGCGATCCGCGACGAACTGGACTCCCGCGTCCGGGAGTTTGAGGCGGCGGGTAAGTTGCTGGAGGCGCAGCGGATCAAGCAGCGGACGGAGTTCGACATCGAAATGCTGCGGGAACTCGGCTATTGCAACGGCATCGAGAACTACTCGCGGCACTTGAGCGGACGTCCGGCAGGCGAACCGCCCGCATGCCTCCTCGATTATTTTGAGGGCGATTTTCTGACGGTGCTCGATGAATCGCATGTGACCCTGCCGCAGCTCCGGGCGATGTACAACGGCGATCAGGCCCGCAAGCAGACGCTGGTGGACTGGGGCTTTCGGCTCCCGTCGGCCAAGGACAACCGCCCGCTCAGCTTCGACGAGTTTCTCGGCCGCGTCGGGCCGGTCGTGTTCATGTCGGCCACACCAGGCCCGTACGAGCGGCAGGTCAGCGTCCGCACGGTGCAGCAGGTGATCCGCCCGACCGGTCTGCTCGATCCGCCAGTCGAGGTGCGTCCGTTGCGCGGACAGATCGACGACGTGATGGAGGAGATCCGCCGCACGGCGGAGCGCGGTGACCGCGTGCTGGTGACGACGCTCACCAAGCGCACGGCCGAGGACCTCGCCCAGTATTTGCATGAGGCTGGCTTTCGCGTGGAATACCTCCATTCCGACATCGACGCGATGCAACGCGTGGAGATCCTCGGCCGCCTGCGCAAGGGGGCGTTTGACTGTCTGATTGGAATCAACCTGCTGCGCGAAGGGCTGGATCTCCCAGAGGTGGCGCTGGTCGCTGTGCTGGACGCCGACAAGGAGGGGTTTCTGCGTTCCGAAACCGCGCTCATCCAGACCGCAGGCCGGACGGCACGACATGTAAACGGGCGGGTGATCCTCTACGCCGACACGGTGACCGACGCGATGCGCCGGATGATCGATACGACGGCGACGCGCCGGGCGACTCAGGAGGCCTATAACGCCGCCCACGGCATCGAACCGAAAAGCGTGAGCCGGGCCATCCACGGGCAGCTCACGACCGAAGCGCGCGGGCGGGAGGTCGAACAAGCCGTTGCCGAGACTCCCGAGCGCTACGATGTCTGGGAAGTGCTGGCGGAGTTGGAACGCGAGATGCTGGCTGCGGCTGAGGCGTTGGAATTCGAACGCGCCGCCGCGATCCGGGATGAGATCAAGGAGCTGCGCCGGGCTCTGAAATAATGGGGCGATACGCGCAACCCATTGCCCGGTTTAGAAATCAACCAGCGCAACCGCCTGTTCGGGCCGCGTGTGGTCCATTCGTTTCCCAAGCGTTGAATAGATTTCGATGCGCTGGAGCAGGGAGTTCCCGCCAGAAGCCCCGCGGAAGGGGGCGAGCAGCGGGTTATCCGGATGGAAAATACCGAGGCGTGGAACGACGGCCGCCAGTTTTTCGTGCGCGATCAGCGCCCACGCGGCATCCACCAGATGACGGAATTCCGGCTCGAGCAGAATCGGACAGTTGAACGCCTGCCGCGAACTGTTGATGTCCACCCCGCTGATTTCCATCAGGCCGTGTGCCTGGCAGAGCTTCTGGAGGCGAAGCAACTGCGGCTTCGTATTGCGGGGCGGCATGTAGGTGATGGCTTTGAAACCGATCCGTGTCAACTCCGGAACCAGTTCATCGAGATAGTCGTCTTCAAACTTCTCGGCTTTCTTGTCGCCGGTCGGCGATTCGCCGACATCCCCGAGATAGGCGTAGGCCGGGATCGCGCCGATGTCGTTGGCGAACGACACCGCATCCCACACGTTGATGCACTCCTCCTTGCCGGACAGAATGAAGAAGTCCGGAACGAGCGCGGATTTAAACACGCCAAGCAGATCGTAGGCGTAGTGCGGATTGTTCATGTCCAGCAACAGGGCTTTCACTTTCTCAGGCAGACCAATCGTCATCTGCTTTTCGACAAAATCAATCAGCGTCTGCCCTTTGCCGTAGGCCGCAATCAGCTTCAGCGACAGCGCATAAAGAATGTGACGCTCGGTGATTGAACCGCCGTTCGCCGCTTCCGATATCGCCAGGACATCGGTGTCGAAATCCAAGGGCGGCGCGCCGAGCCGCGCCAGGGTGTCGTTGAGCCGCTGGACCTCTTTGCGGTCGCGGGCGATGCGCGCGGCTTGAATGGGTCTCAAGAAGGTCTTCACCGCCTGGAGCTGCGTTCGGGGAATCCCGTGGAAAGCGATGTAGCTGACGTTCGGCTCATCCGGGTTATTGGTCTTGCGCCCTTCTACCCGCGTGCCGTCCATGTTCACGCGGATTTCACAACCGGCCGTTGAAGCCATGTTCACGGCCTTGCAGGCCTCCAGCATTTCTTCGCAACCGGAGACGGAATCATGATCCATGATGCCGACCGTTTGTAAACCGGCCTGCGCGGCCTTAACAACGGCCATGCACGGCG encodes:
- a CDS encoding ABC transporter substrate-binding protein, with translation MRAGRIVLMAVLASSMCLADEVEQTRKVLEGMVAKGVAILKDQQLDSVGKQKQFDGLLEESGHLELMAKLALGKNGWESLSEADRPAFVKSFTDVVKRSYYDKLADQDTATFATEYTGNESIGKGKRALTAVMKSANTQIAVIYKLCLRDERWGIYDVEVEGISLIASYRAQFDDYLAKHAPADLIEELKKGIGVFAAKRDEPAPQKN
- a CDS encoding PHP domain-containing protein yields the protein MNLANLNDPCANTRLAAIRELGESVKAGVKQTHEVNNHVHTIYSFSPYSPCMAVVKAAQAGLQTVGIMDHDSVSGCEEMLEACKAVNMASTAGCEIRVNMDGTRVEGRKTNNPDEPNVSYIAFHGIPRTQLQAVKTFLRPIQAARIARDRKEVQRLNDTLARLGAPPLDFDTDVLAISEAANGGSITERHILYALSLKLIAAYGKGQTLIDFVEKQMTIGLPEKVKALLLDMNNPHYAYDLLGVFKSALVPDFFILSGKEECINVWDAVSFANDIGAIPAYAYLGDVGESPTGDKKAEKFEDDYLDELVPELTRIGFKAITYMPPRNTKPQLLRLQKLCQAHGLMEISGVDINSSRQAFNCPILLEPEFRHLVDAAWALIAHEKLAAVVPRLGIFHPDNPLLAPFRGASGGNSLLQRIEIYSTLGKRMDHTRPEQAVALVDF
- the uvrB gene encoding excinuclease ABC subunit UvrB, encoding MKRVSQNDPPDDRDPDEPASSTAFQLESEFQPAGDQSQAITELVSGLELGAPRLTLEGVTGSGKTFTLANVIRAWGRPTLILSHNKTLAAQLFAELKSFFPHNAVEFFISYYDYYQPEAYIPQTDTFIEKDASINKEIERYRMAATNALIGRNDVIVVASVSCIYGLGSPDDYRSMLVDLRQGDEIARDRVLEKLVAIQYTRNDYEPEPGTFRVRGDCVDVFPSYAKDGIRIEFMGDAVETLRSLDPVSGRMGPELKRTLISPARHFVMPREKIEASIGAIRDELDSRVREFEAAGKLLEAQRIKQRTEFDIEMLRELGYCNGIENYSRHLSGRPAGEPPACLLDYFEGDFLTVLDESHVTLPQLRAMYNGDQARKQTLVDWGFRLPSAKDNRPLSFDEFLGRVGPVVFMSATPGPYERQVSVRTVQQVIRPTGLLDPPVEVRPLRGQIDDVMEEIRRTAERGDRVLVTTLTKRTAEDLAQYLHEAGFRVEYLHSDIDAMQRVEILGRLRKGAFDCLIGINLLREGLDLPEVALVAVLDADKEGFLRSETALIQTAGRTARHVNGRVILYADTVTDAMRRMIDTTATRRATQEAYNAAHGIEPKSVSRAIHGQLTTEARGREVEQAVAETPERYDVWEVLAELEREMLAAAEALEFERAAAIRDEIKELRRALK
- a CDS encoding VacJ family lipoprotein; this encodes MRVLTGLRIGLVVCLAVAPVFGQGGDEFDEFEEEIHAKVEDANIPDPLIGINRAFYWGNDKIYFWLLKPVAQGYGAVVPKRGRVALGHFFDNLQFPLRVVNAVLQFKWEGAGTEVGRFAVNSTVGVLGFSDYAYRQWGWRPCREDFGQTFAYYGAGPGIALHLPILGPSNLRDALGKIPAYFVDPLSYIDPSTVGMAVSVGSRVNDTSLSIGFYEKLKANAVDPYSFFKRAYEQRRIKEIKE
- a CDS encoding RND family transporter; this translates as MSFFLKVYRHAVLRMPILTLLVMTAVAGVCVWQARNFFLDASADSLLLEHDPQLRLAREITARYQSSDLLAVTYTPLSGDVFDDGNLTRLARLRDEIRALPEVQGVLSLLDAPLFRNPPVRLSRVTENVRTLEEPGVDRLLARDEIVHSEIYRQQLICTNGRTAVLAITMKENRELDAVHNRRSALLMALDRHEAVAANRAAFERLTPDLRRLQKEDGKRVHATITSLRAILQGYRDSAVIHLGGGPMIADDMLAFVRSDLRIFGLAIFVCIAVILMYFFGSLRWVLLAILCCAYSTLVMVGLLGACSWPVTIISSNFISLLLIITMSLVIHLIVEYRGLIRQNPDLDAVDAVGKTIACKWTPCLYCTLTTIAGFSSLVLCDIKPVKDFGLMMSLALVVSMVTSFILFPAMLVLFPKEAASNERDVGRPVTAWAGRMAERSGRWIVVCTGLIILFIGAGICRLTVENSFAANFRKTSEIYQGMVFIDRELGGTTPVDVIIQLPAEPAPKPPAAAAPEADDDFNEFDEIDKTVASDAYWYTPAKLALARRAHDIVEARPEIGKVSSLASLLKLTDTLNDGVSIDAFELAILIGKLPEFASRMLVTPYVSAPANQLRITARVFDSQPGLRRARFLKALESDLNRGLNLPPESIRLTGTMVLYNGVLQSLFRSQILTLGLTFLLLLAMFLVLFRSLKIALIALFPNFLSSLTVLGFLGAAHIPLDVMTITIASISIGIAVDSTIHYIYRMREEFAACGNYLGAMRASHQSVGSAMYFTSLTIVVGFSLLTFSNFIPSVLFGLLTSLAMVVALLGALTLLPWMLVFLRPFGPEQRPVK